The genomic DNA TGTATAGGATAGACTGGTTGATAGAGCAGCAGACCACTTGATACTTCAGCCGACTATCTGCCCTAACAAAAGCTGGTTTATTGAAGAGGTTCTCCTCTGTAAGCATGAATAAGGACGAAGAAGTTGATGCCGATGATCTAGTTTCagaaactgaccgaacaaggcagaagcaggagcccattacccagagcctccataccaattgtacccttgagtcaaccttgtcccgtatctttttattttttagaactgagatatgtggggttctttaatttcccgcgaaaacacgcTGACTTTCCGCGCTTGTCGCCATTATTGAAATACTTTCGTGCGACCTTCTGTGACGTAAACAATAGATGACCACAGgtctcttatgattggctacAATGTAAACACCCACGAAAAACCCGTGGGAGGTGcttctaaaaacaaaaagatacgggacagggttggCTCAGAGGGGTGAGAGATGAAAGCTCTGTGTAGTGGGCTCCTGGCAGAAGATCAGAAGGGACCATgaaaaatttagacgaagactgcaagGGAGGGTACAGCTGCCATAGGATACAAAAAATACCGacctttgcatctcacttttctctcaaatttgttttctttacccATGAAAACAAACAGGGAAATCTGCGTaagtacgtcatgtatggggaatTTTTATGGATATTACTTGCCATAACATGAGTTGCGGTAAGCcaactggtcaaaatattgctggcTCATTCTTTGAGTCACGCAGTGAACGTCGGCAACACTCGATGAGAGAGATTCAGATTTACATGAAGATATGGaatgtttgaagaaaaaaggaaaatattttacgaTTGAAGTAAGCAAATACacatagagatctgcagaatattttgaaatttttatctaaCAGACAGCATGAACGACGAAAAGTATTCGTGTCACGATGTACATCGTGATGTACTGTACGTGTTAGTTTtggcggagttctgcatggaagtgttcgatggcggtaagtgtcAACGACactattttagttttatctCTGGAATAGTAGCAcagtttttgaatttaaaaggGCTATTGGTATTTTCTCTCAAGCAAGAGGGCAGAATTTCGTGGCTTTAAAAGCCCGAGTTGTTGCACAGGGAGCTTGTATGTTAAACAACATTCAGCCTGTGACTTCGgaatctcctaaaatgagcgGTAAACAAATCATAGattaatgaatgttttgtgccgtacaaaagccatatttgctgattttagcaaatctccaaagtaataaacgagagaagaaataaacacTACGATTTTCCATCAACATTTCGCAACATTCAACGCATCTCTCTTAAcgtgaaatttatttacatttcttagcttccttGGTCAATCGTCATGTATAACGAGCTATAGCATATATAGGTTTAATAGCCCAAGTGACCGCTTAGAGCCAGAATTCggtgacaggtgtagttgataGAAGCTTGTCATAGtagcagattttaaaaggcatccatgACAAAAATACGGCAGTGCCCTAAGAattctttgatgtttttcagagatgaaatggtggattataaagggtaattaaaaTAAGTGTCatagctttctggcaaggagAGATAgttgacctcaaagttatcaaatattggatgaatcgaaaagtctaaaaacacagtcatttatttgcctctTTTGATCGACAAGCCATCAATTGAATTGACTGATATTTGCGTCATATATTCATTATTGGCTTTTCGTATCCTACTTCCAGCTTTGTCTCCTACATCTAAAAGCTGATAATAGCTGCTTAGAAGCCTGTTGATGTAGTCTGTACCAATAGTATaaaaaatgctattttgttttactgagaaagaaatgcaaaattccTCAAAAACCCTAAAGCTGCAAACATATTTGACAATTAACAATCTATTCTTGCCCAGTAATTAGagtgaagattttttttctttttgttttaatagaGGGAGCTGGGTTTTTGATCGACATGTCCCAATCAATGAAGTTTTAGTCAGATACAGAATATTTTGGTAAAAATTATAAAGATACAGCAGgatacttgaagaaaaattcaacagAATGGAAAATATATAAGAAAAGATGATTGCAGAATATCTAATTGGAACTATAGGGATACAAACTGCAGGAATTAATGAAATACAGGATAATTAGCCAATAGTTCATAGGAAGTGGGATACTCAgacaaactaattttacttaAAAACCTGCAAATAATACATTCCGGCCTACAATCGAACCTGTTTTAAGCAGTTTTTTTGTATTGTCCTCCACCTGACACAAGACATACATTCAGTAAAATTCGAAACACTGCAATCAACAATCCATAATGTAATTGGTGCATTTTAACTcgttacaaaaacattttttgtttgtataaattgtatgtaaacatAACATCTCTACCGATCAACCTATCAATGATGAATTACATGATATGCAACAAATATGCTTGCTGATAATTTCACTGATAACCtaattgtatatatatatttttttcagaatttcaacACATTACAGAGTGGATGTATTTGAATGGTACCAGGGTGCCAGCCCAACTGCCAATCAAGTTGCATGTAGGTATACATATAcatcacaaattacaaatttcattcCTGTTCTAAAGATACAACTTGTccatatatacaaatatatctgaTTGTATTAGCAAAAACATGCCCATTATGTTGCAAGATTGACATTTGAGTTCATGCTCTTCCAGACCTTGACAGTGGCTGGAAGCTTATTGAACATCCAAAAGAGCAGGCTAAGGAGAGCCTGCAAAAACCTGATTTTTAGGTTTTGGTTTAAGGTGGGCATTACCTGCCTTCAAGCCTGGTTAAAGAAAATGCAAGGGATTGAATGTTTAAGCTAGTGCCTGCATGTAGCCTGGCCACCAAACAATCCAAAGGTGACTTGCAAATGACTCTGTATGGAAACCTCAGGGGGTGGGAGGGTAGATTTTTTAAACCCTTTGGTTGACTGGCATTTTTCTCCAAGGCTAGAAAACACTTGTCTTATTCCTTATGGTTAAAACCCTGCATTGCAAAACTGGTAATCAGCCTTGCAACTGTCACACTTCAACCACTGAAAAGGGGGGCATGGGGATGTTTGGTTTTGCAGTTTTTAACAGAACCCAATGCCCTCCTCACTGAGCTAACACTCCATGGCTGGAGGGTGGTTGGGTGTCAAAAGCATGCCTTTGGAAAAGAGAGCTCAATTGACATTGCAAGGTTTCATTGCTTGAAAGCTGGCATTGCCCACCTTTAAATGAGCCTGGCCAAAAAAAGTGCAGAGGGCTTAACATTAACTGAGGCTAGTAACCAAATGCAACCCAGCCACCAACCTTCTTGAgggtgggttgcaaatggctttATGTGTAAAGTAGGTAAAGAAGGTATTTGACTTACAAATTATGGGGAATTTGTTTTTTGCACAAGTGGACATCTTGGTTGAGTTGTTATGAGGCTggatttgttttgattactttgtCCATAAATTCAGAGTCAGACTCATACTTCATTGCATCACTTCTCATGCACTTAATCATTTTGgctgggggtggggtggggtggggtggggtggggtgtatatacatatacacctcttttgaaatgttgccatttgaaaaaaatacatgaaatatatatatcttttgttttcttatcaagaagtgtttctttttctatgtTTACAATAATAATGAACTATGTAATATGCCACATGAATATGGTCGTCAATTACGATATCAGTGACTACATATTTCTATTACTTTTGTACAgaatttgtaacaaatattagatcacaaaattgaaatgcaaCAATTGCAAGGCAGAGGTAATTTgcaccaataaattcaaaactttaaaatcccCTTTTCACCATGGGGCAActtagaagaagaggaaaaattctCTAATTATACATCTCAAATTAACTTTCTAATGATTAAATGCTCTATGTAAAATGCCACAAATATGATTGTccattttattattactgactgcatatttctcacattttgttacaaaacaattATGTTACAAGTTATATGCAAGAAAATAGCAATCCTGGTttgtcagagaattttgtatttgatcaatTAATTATGCTgtaattgatgttttatttgaGTTCCTTAATCATCTTTTTGACAGTGAATTGCTATCACTGATAGTGCTATTAC from Pocillopora verrucosa isolate sample1 chromosome 2, ASM3666991v2, whole genome shotgun sequence includes the following:
- the LOC136276862 gene encoding uncharacterized protein, which encodes MNDEKYSCHDVHRDVLYVLVLAEFCMEVFDGEFQHITEWMYLNGTRVPAQLPIKLHVESATNVVAQVNTKQLADRNRDAICHRQHRILREGETVSWSLDHGS